CTGCCCGTGGGCGCGGACGAGCTCCCGCACCACGCTCTCTCTGCTGCTCATGGCTTGAGCGGGTCGTGGCCGAGCGTCATCAGCCGGTGCCGACGGCGCGTCTCCTCGGCCTCGGGCTCGTTCGCGGCGTCCGTCTGCGCGGTGACGGTGTCGACGACCTCGTACATCGTGCGGATGTCGTCGTCGGTGAGGTCCGTGCGCCGCTTCTGCAGAATCGCCAGGACGTGCTGTCCCGTGGGCGTGCCCGCCTGCTCCGGCAGCGGCTCCACGGTCTCGTCGGCGTCGCTCACCCGCAGCCAGGCGGCCAGCTCCTGTGAGGTCATGTTCACCACGCGGTGGAAGTCCTCCCACAGCGCGTCGAGTTCGAGGGCGTCGGTCATCGCGTGCCCCTTCCGTACGTACGTGCTTACGTGCTCGGACCGGGCGCCGGTCAGCCTTCCCTGGGCCAGTTCTCCGCGTCGAACATCCAGCGTTGCTTCTCCAGCTCCGCGGTGACGGTGATCAGCAGGTCCTGGGTGACCCGATCGGCCTCCTCGGTCGCCTCGATGCGCTCGCGCAGCCGTCCGATGGCCGCGTCCAGGGCCTCGACCATCACCTCGACGACATCGCTGTCCCGCACCCATCCGTCCTTCGGGCCCGGCAGCGTGAACGCCGACGCGATCGTCTCGGGCCGGCCGTCGGGCGGTATGCCGAGTGCCGCGGCGCGCTCCGCGACCGTGTCGGAGAACTCGCGCGCGGCCGAGACCAGTTCGTCGAGTTGCAGGTGGATCGACCTGAACCGTGGCCCCACGAGGTTCCAGTGCGCCTGCTTCCCGGTCAGGGAGAGCCCGAGAAGATCCACCAGAGTGCTCTGCAGCGCATCCCCGGTGACCTGACGGGCCGAGTCGGGAATCGTGCTCTTTACAACAGTCATACGGCGCTTCTCCTTGTGAGATCGTCTCTGACGGTACGGAGCAGTGCGTCGCGTTCCTCCTCACAGGTCCCGCCCCACACGCCCGACGTCTGCCCGCTGTCCAGCGCGAAGTCCAGGCACGGGCGGATCACCGGGCAGCGAGCACAGACGCGCTTGGCCGCCGCGATGTCCCGCAGCGCCGGTCCTTCCGTGCCCACCGGGAAGAACAACTCGGGGTCCTCACCCACGCAGGCCGCACTCCGCAACCACTCCATGCGGGCGCGGGTGCCCAGGTCGAACCGGTGCAAACACGGCGCCCGCACGGCCCCGCCGGGCCCTGTCAGCCTGCGAGAACGCCGTCCAGGAAGCGCGTCACGTCCGCGAAGACCTCCGCCTTGTTCGTCTCGTTGAACACCTCGTGCCGGGCGCCCGCATGGATCCGCTCGGTCAGTACGCCGCCGCTGATCTCCTCGATGCCGACCCGGCTCCCGGCGAGCGGCACCAGCCGGTCGTCGTCGCCGTGCAGCCACAGCAGCGGAAGCCGGCCGAGGTCGCCGCCCTTGGACACGGTCTCCAGGGTCCGCGCGAACGCCTGAAGCGTCGGCCGCTTCATCGGCCCGTGCCACACCAGCGGATCCGTCGTGTACGCCGCCCCGACCGCCGGGTCGCGGGAGAGCGAGGCCGGGCTGATCGGGGTGTCGGGGATCTCGTCGAGCGCGAGGAGCCGCCCGGGCAGCTCCCAGGCGCCGATCACCGGCCCCGACAGCACCAGCGCGGCGAGAGAGTCGCCGTACCGCTGCGCGTAGCGGGCCGCGATCAGACCGCCCATGGAGTGCCCCACCATGACGACCGGCAGGCCCGGATGCGCGGCCCGGGCCCGCTCGGCCACGGAGCGCACATCGGTGACCACGTCCTCGAAGTCCTCGATCAGCACCCGCTCGCCCGTCGACTTCCCGTGCCCCATGTGGTCGGGCCCGAACACGACCGCCCCGTGCGCCACCAGGACGCCGGCCAGCTCCTCGTACCGGCCGACGTGTTCGCCGTACCCGTGGACGACGATCGCGACATACCGGGGCCGCTCGCCCGGCCACTCGCGCACGGTGATCGGTCCCCGTGTTCCCGGCAGGACGTACTCACGGGAGTCGGCCATGTTTCCTCCGGCGGTGTCGGCGAGCCTTCCGAGGGATCTTCCCAGGCGTTCGCCGACGGGGCCACAGTGAAAAACTAGCGGCGCTAATAACGGCCGACGCCGAGAGGCCACCTGTCGAGACGGTGCTTACGGCCATCGTTGGATGCACATAGCATCAGTCCCCGCATGAACACGATGACCCTCTGGCACATCACCGGCTGGGAGTTCGCCGCCCTCGCCTTCGCCGCCCTGCTCGTCGGCTTCTCCAAGACCGCCGTGAGCGGGGCCAACACCGTCAGCCTGGCGATCTTCGCCGCCGTGCTGCCCGCCCGGGCCTCCACCGGCGTCCTGCTGCCGGTCCTGATCGCCGGCGACGTGCTCGCCGTCCTCACCTACCGGCGGCACGCCCACTGGCCCACGCTGTGGCGGCTGTTCCCGGCGGTCGCGGTGGGCGTGGTCGTCGGCACGCTGTTCCTGATCTGGGCGGACGACGAGATCGTACGGACGTCGATCGGGGCGATCCTGCTGCTGATGGCGGCGGTGACGGTGTGGCGCCGCCGCACGGCCGAGGCCGAGGAGGAGCCGGACGCGGTCGTCACCCGTGCGGGCCGTGTCAAGGCCCGTTCGTACGGCGTCCTCGGCGGCTTCACCACCATGGTCGCCAACGCGGGCGGCCCGGTCATGTCGATGTATCTCCTCTCGGCCGGCTTCCGCAAGCTCGGCTTCCTCGGCACCTCCGCCTTCTTCTTCCTGATCGTCAACGTGTCCAAGGTGCCCTTCAGCGCGGGCCTCGGCCTGATCGACGGCCGCTCGCTGCTCCTCGACGCGGCGCTCGTGGCGTTCGTCGTGCCGGGCGCGTTTCTCGGCAAATGGGCCGTGAACAGGATCAACCAGCGGTTGTTCGAACAGCTGGTGATCGCGGCGACAGTGGTGGGCGGCCTGCAACTGCTCCTGCGCTAGGGCCTGTGTCGAAAGTGGCGTCGTCCGCCCGAAGGGCGGGCCGGGCGGC
The nucleotide sequence above comes from Streptomyces sp. NL15-2K. Encoded proteins:
- a CDS encoding DUF3140 domain-containing protein; this encodes MTDALELDALWEDFHRVVNMTSQELAAWLRVSDADETVEPLPEQAGTPTGQHVLAILQKRRTDLTDDDIRTMYEVVDTVTAQTDAANEPEAEETRRRHRLMTLGHDPLKP
- a CDS encoding DNA starvation/stationary phase protection protein; amino-acid sequence: MTVVKSTIPDSARQVTGDALQSTLVDLLGLSLTGKQAHWNLVGPRFRSIHLQLDELVSAAREFSDTVAERAAALGIPPDGRPETIASAFTLPGPKDGWVRDSDVVEVMVEALDAAIGRLRERIEATEEADRVTQDLLITVTAELEKQRWMFDAENWPREG
- a CDS encoding WhiB family transcriptional regulator, which gives rise to MEWLRSAACVGEDPELFFPVGTEGPALRDIAAAKRVCARCPVIRPCLDFALDSGQTSGVWGGTCEEERDALLRTVRDDLTRRSAV
- a CDS encoding alpha/beta hydrolase; translation: MADSREYVLPGTRGPITVREWPGERPRYVAIVVHGYGEHVGRYEELAGVLVAHGAVVFGPDHMGHGKSTGERVLIEDFEDVVTDVRSVAERARAAHPGLPVVMVGHSMGGLIAARYAQRYGDSLAALVLSGPVIGAWELPGRLLALDEIPDTPISPASLSRDPAVGAAYTTDPLVWHGPMKRPTLQAFARTLETVSKGGDLGRLPLLWLHGDDDRLVPLAGSRVGIEEISGGVLTERIHAGARHEVFNETNKAEVFADVTRFLDGVLAG
- a CDS encoding sulfite exporter TauE/SafE family protein, whose amino-acid sequence is MNTMTLWHITGWEFAALAFAALLVGFSKTAVSGANTVSLAIFAAVLPARASTGVLLPVLIAGDVLAVLTYRRHAHWPTLWRLFPAVAVGVVVGTLFLIWADDEIVRTSIGAILLLMAAVTVWRRRTAEAEEEPDAVVTRAGRVKARSYGVLGGFTTMVANAGGPVMSMYLLSAGFRKLGFLGTSAFFFLIVNVSKVPFSAGLGLIDGRSLLLDAALVAFVVPGAFLGKWAVNRINQRLFEQLVIAATVVGGLQLLLR